From a single Fulvivirga ulvae genomic region:
- a CDS encoding tetratricopeptide repeat protein, whose amino-acid sequence MAKPTPAKILFPLIFLLTFSLYSTAQDNAKHFFNKGYYNISVDRTAAIDYLTKCIEIDSIYTDAFFHRGICFFKEGQYELALDDFDRAFALNSDLAIIWMYRGFTYRNMGKTDEALNSFSRYITLNPRDTSAYSYILRGKMKYELGDFTGAVEDYDMALKLKPFEEKYQYYRFVALYESEMYHKALRAADRLTKINPDFYGYYFYKGNIYTKLDRLDSAIYMYNISIIKNYQNADGYFYRAQAYQQKGDLNKALEDYNTAIELNPDDGSYYSKRGNCKLEKSDKTGACKDWEEAGSLGYYEDFDKVKKVCE is encoded by the coding sequence ATGGCCAAACCTACCCCTGCCAAAATTCTTTTTCCCTTAATTTTTTTACTTACTTTCAGTTTATACTCCACCGCTCAGGATAACGCCAAACATTTCTTTAACAAAGGGTATTACAATATATCTGTGGACAGAACCGCGGCCATTGACTACCTAACGAAATGTATTGAAATAGATTCTATTTATACCGATGCTTTTTTTCATCGGGGCATATGTTTTTTCAAAGAGGGTCAATATGAGCTGGCTCTGGATGATTTTGACCGCGCCTTCGCCCTCAATTCTGACCTCGCCATTATATGGATGTACCGGGGCTTCACTTATAGAAATATGGGAAAAACCGATGAAGCTCTTAACAGTTTTTCCCGCTACATAACCCTTAACCCAAGAGACACTTCTGCATACTCTTATATATTAAGAGGTAAAATGAAGTATGAACTGGGGGATTTCACCGGTGCCGTTGAGGATTATGATATGGCACTCAAGCTTAAACCTTTCGAAGAAAAATACCAGTACTACCGGTTTGTGGCCTTATATGAAAGTGAAATGTATCATAAAGCACTTAGAGCAGCTGACCGCCTTACCAAGATCAACCCGGATTTTTACGGGTACTATTTCTATAAGGGAAATATATATACTAAATTGGACCGGCTGGACTCGGCCATTTACATGTATAATATATCGATTATTAAGAACTACCAGAATGCAGACGGCTACTTCTACAGGGCACAGGCCTACCAGCAAAAAGGCGATCTCAATAAAGCCCTCGAAGATTATAATACGGCCATAGAGCTCAATCCGGATGATGGCTCTTATTATTCAAAAAGAGGCAACTGCAAACTGGAAAAAAGTGACAAAACAGGAGCATGTAAAGACTGGGAGGAAGCTGGCAGTCTTGGATATTACGAAGACTTTGATAAAGTCAAAAAAGTGTGTGAGTAA
- a CDS encoding monovalent cation/H+ antiporter complex subunit F — MIEYAAHIIMVLLAISLLISFIRLLRGPSLPDRVISLDLISSISMGIIITYVFISKKIVYLDVVLIVALIIFLGTVTIAKYLKETSIKDD, encoded by the coding sequence ATGATAGAATATGCAGCACATATTATAATGGTGCTCCTGGCAATATCCCTTCTCATCAGCTTTATCAGGCTACTAAGAGGGCCTTCGCTACCTGATCGTGTAATTTCACTTGACCTCATATCTTCAATAAGCATGGGTATTATAATAACCTATGTCTTCATAAGTAAAAAAATAGTCTATCTGGATGTGGTTCTTATTGTAGCACTTATAATTTTTCTTGGCACCGTCACCATTGCGAAATATTTAAAAGAAACCAGTATTAAGGATGATTAA
- a CDS encoding inorganic pyrophosphatase — protein MTTKQYKPYLSHPWHGIPTGTDAPDVVNAFIEMTPADGVKYEIDKDSGFLKVDRPQKFSNIVPALYGFVPQTYCAENVAHICEKHTGRKGIRGDGDPLDICVLTERNIVQGYILVPAIPIGGFRMIDGGEADDKIIAILKGDEVYQEWKTLEDCPDSLINRLKHYFLTYKQMPGEVPQKTTEIAEIYGKEEAFEVIRNSQKDYAQHYQQQ, from the coding sequence ATGACAACAAAACAATATAAACCTTATCTTTCTCACCCCTGGCACGGGATACCTACTGGCACTGATGCGCCGGATGTGGTAAATGCATTCATAGAAATGACCCCGGCAGATGGCGTGAAATATGAGATTGACAAAGATTCAGGTTTTTTAAAAGTAGATCGCCCTCAGAAGTTTTCCAATATTGTGCCGGCATTATATGGGTTTGTACCGCAGACCTACTGTGCCGAAAATGTGGCACATATCTGCGAGAAACATACCGGCCGTAAAGGAATCAGGGGAGATGGTGACCCATTGGATATTTGTGTGCTTACCGAACGGAATATTGTGCAGGGTTACATACTTGTGCCGGCTATACCCATTGGAGGTTTTAGAATGATCGATGGGGGCGAGGCAGATGATAAAATTATTGCCATACTAAAAGGAGATGAAGTGTACCAGGAATGGAAAACACTTGAAGACTGTCCCGATTCTCTGATCAACCGCTTGAAACACTACTTTTTAACCTATAAGCAGATGCCCGGGGAGGTGCCTCAGAAAACAACCGAAATAGCTGAAATTTATGGGAAGGAAGAAGCTTTTGAGGTGATCAGAAATAGTCAAAAAGACTATGCTCAACATTATCAACAGCAGTGA
- the mnhG gene encoding monovalent cation/H(+) antiporter subunit G: protein MIKEWIAIVLLALGALFILLASVGLIRLPDIYTRMHATTKAPTLGIMLMLTGLCIYFPSFPTVIKSLLILIFIFLTIPVASHMIGRSAHMMNTKKWKSTSRDDLEKSRKKPQ, encoded by the coding sequence ATGATTAAAGAATGGATAGCCATTGTATTGTTAGCATTAGGGGCGTTGTTTATCCTTCTGGCCAGTGTGGGCCTCATCAGGCTACCGGATATCTATACCAGGATGCATGCCACCACAAAAGCTCCTACTTTAGGCATAATGCTCATGCTGACCGGCCTATGCATTTACTTTCCATCTTTTCCAACGGTGATCAAATCTCTTCTTATTCTTATATTCATTTTCCTGACCATACCGGTAGCCTCACACATGATCGGACGATCGGCCCACATGATGAATACAAAAAAATGGAAAAGCACCAGCCGGGATGACCTTGAGAAATCCAGAAAAAAACCACAATAA
- a CDS encoding 16S rRNA (uracil(1498)-N(3))-methyltransferase codes for MAIFYQPEIPAGVHSLDQEESRHCVKVLRHTTGDTIKVLDGKGSIYEARITTASPKACAFEIINTITQDKPAHYIHIAIAPTKNLDRMEWFIEKAVEIGIQEISFLLCKNSERRILKTDRLERKAVSALKQSQGAHMPRINELLPYPDFITKVQEKRKYIAYVDFSNPAKLYHIAPPDDTYCILIGPEGDFTEDELELAIQNDFQKVSLGNSRLRTETAGLAACHMLNVINDG; via the coding sequence ATGGCAATATTTTATCAACCGGAAATACCTGCCGGAGTACATTCCCTTGACCAGGAAGAATCCCGTCATTGCGTGAAAGTACTCCGTCATACTACCGGCGACACCATTAAGGTACTCGACGGTAAAGGCAGCATCTATGAAGCGCGTATAACCACGGCTTCCCCGAAAGCATGTGCCTTTGAGATCATCAACACCATAACTCAGGATAAACCTGCCCACTACATCCACATAGCCATAGCACCAACCAAAAATCTGGACAGGATGGAATGGTTTATAGAGAAGGCAGTGGAAATTGGCATACAGGAAATCAGCTTTTTGCTCTGTAAAAACTCCGAAAGAAGAATTTTAAAAACAGACAGGCTTGAACGCAAGGCTGTCAGCGCTCTCAAGCAGTCTCAAGGCGCCCATATGCCACGAATAAACGAACTACTGCCCTACCCTGACTTCATCACCAAAGTGCAGGAGAAGCGAAAGTACATCGCTTACGTAGACTTCAGTAATCCGGCCAAACTCTATCACATAGCTCCCCCGGATGACACCTACTGCATCCTGATCGGCCCCGAAGGCGACTTTACAGAAGACGAACTGGAACTCGCCATCCAAAACGACTTCCAAAAAGTAAGTCTTGGCAACAGCAGGCTAAGAACGGAGACTGCGGGACTGGCGGCATGTCATATGTTAAATGTGATTAATGATGGGTAA
- a CDS encoding M48 family metallopeptidase, with amino-acid sequence MNPNLYPTSPKLDNYDFIKPSSEFRNSVSGVIVAIVIFLLFYMILIAIAAVVMLAAGWAGITVIATKPSFITLAAGAGIIALGIMLFIFLFKFVFSKTRDENPFRLEIKENEHPQLFSFIRNLNKDTQTKFPKKIFLSPEVNAMVFYKSSFWSLFFPVRKNLEIGLGLVNSLNVSEFKAVLAHEFGHFSQRSMKVGSYIYTVNKVIYNLVYEYDNWDNTLSSWAQTGGIFGFFARITFWIVERIRSLLKVAYNLINVSYMKLSREMEYHADLIAISVSGTESFKSALRKIEFSSFTYDYTTRYLYSLASNKKASEDIYLNHSFTTSFMASHNKISVQDGSPNITDEDIENNIVKSRVNIKDQWASHPTLKEREQNIAKVSIEAELNTNSAWTIFTNPDGVKKEVTSNLYKIGFPNVEFKSLEENEFQDFVQAEINKYKISEDYNGFYEDRHLSTFEVKELVNFDSAKGFEEIYSKENVEKIKRLESNKVDLEVLQQISLKQIQTKYFEFDSKKYKRKDAGILINSLKKEIEEEEQFVIEIDKNSFIYNYNNSKSTHKEKELVDLYQTYFQVLSTLKAIDVINIKFQNFANTLYTKPRWTEDEIRQLAAELSSLEKQFKDFLKDQVIQILTEHIDSEEQKEALREYTESNTYYSKISDFDEQSFINLSNLVHDVSGSIGIRYGNSLKKMTDFQLEQRDVLHAGRSVRY; translated from the coding sequence ATGAATCCAAATTTATATCCTACATCACCTAAACTAGATAACTACGACTTTATTAAGCCATCTTCCGAGTTTAGAAACTCAGTAAGTGGAGTAATAGTAGCGATAGTAATTTTCCTTCTTTTTTACATGATATTAATAGCGATTGCAGCTGTGGTGATGCTAGCAGCCGGTTGGGCTGGGATAACCGTTATAGCAACCAAGCCTAGTTTTATTACCTTGGCTGCAGGGGCAGGGATAATAGCCTTGGGTATAATGTTGTTTATTTTCCTTTTCAAGTTCGTTTTTTCTAAAACCAGAGATGAAAACCCTTTCAGGCTTGAGATTAAGGAAAACGAACATCCCCAACTCTTTTCTTTTATCAGAAATCTTAACAAGGATACGCAGACAAAATTCCCAAAAAAGATTTTCCTATCGCCTGAAGTCAACGCTATGGTTTTTTACAAGTCTAGCTTTTGGAGCTTATTCTTTCCTGTCAGGAAGAATCTGGAAATTGGCTTAGGGCTTGTTAACTCTTTGAATGTAAGTGAGTTCAAAGCGGTTCTTGCTCATGAGTTTGGACACTTTTCCCAAAGAAGTATGAAAGTTGGGAGTTATATCTATACTGTTAATAAAGTAATTTATAATCTGGTTTATGAGTACGATAACTGGGACAACACACTTTCAAGCTGGGCACAAACTGGAGGTATTTTTGGTTTCTTCGCCAGAATAACATTTTGGATTGTAGAACGAATAAGAAGTCTTTTGAAAGTAGCTTATAATCTAATCAACGTTAGTTATATGAAGCTCTCCAGAGAAATGGAATACCATGCCGATTTAATTGCGATCAGTGTAAGTGGAACTGAATCCTTCAAAAGTGCCCTCAGGAAAATTGAGTTTTCGTCTTTCACCTATGATTACACTACCAGATATCTGTACTCATTAGCGTCAAATAAGAAAGCTTCAGAAGACATCTATCTCAACCATTCGTTTACAACATCTTTTATGGCAAGTCATAATAAGATTTCTGTTCAAGACGGAAGCCCTAACATTACTGATGAGGATATTGAAAACAATATCGTAAAGTCCAGAGTAAACATAAAAGATCAATGGGCATCTCACCCGACATTGAAAGAAAGAGAACAGAATATTGCTAAAGTGAGCATTGAGGCTGAATTAAACACTAATTCGGCATGGACAATCTTTACTAATCCCGATGGAGTTAAGAAAGAAGTCACAAGTAATCTTTATAAGATTGGATTTCCAAATGTTGAGTTCAAATCATTGGAGGAAAACGAATTCCAAGATTTTGTACAAGCTGAAATAAACAAGTACAAAATTTCAGAAGACTATAATGGTTTCTATGAAGACAGACATCTATCAACTTTTGAAGTTAAAGAACTAGTCAATTTTGATAGCGCTAAGGGGTTCGAAGAAATTTACTCAAAAGAGAATGTTGAGAAAATAAAGAGGCTGGAATCAAATAAAGTTGATTTGGAAGTTTTACAACAAATCAGTCTCAAGCAAATTCAAACTAAATATTTTGAATTTGATAGTAAGAAGTACAAAAGGAAAGATGCTGGAATACTCATTAATAGTCTAAAAAAGGAAATTGAAGAAGAAGAACAGTTTGTAATTGAGATTGATAAGAACTCATTCATCTACAATTACAATAACTCGAAGAGTACACATAAAGAAAAGGAATTAGTAGATCTATACCAGACTTATTTTCAAGTGCTCAGTACTTTAAAAGCAATTGATGTAATCAACATCAAGTTTCAAAACTTTGCGAACACCTTATATACCAAACCTAGATGGACTGAAGATGAAATCAGGCAATTGGCTGCAGAGTTATCATCACTTGAGAAACAATTTAAGGATTTTCTCAAAGACCAAGTCATTCAAATACTGACGGAACACATTGATTCAGAAGAACAGAAGGAAGCTC
- a CDS encoding acyl-CoA-binding protein, which translates to MSTEEFDSAVKRSKELTKRPSNEELLKLYALYKQATEGDNNETRPGGFDFKAIAKHDAWAELKGKTPEEAKSEYIALVKDLESKYA; encoded by the coding sequence ATGTCTACAGAAGAATTTGACAGTGCAGTAAAGAGATCGAAAGAATTAACTAAGCGACCGTCTAATGAAGAGCTCCTTAAACTATACGCCCTGTACAAGCAGGCTACCGAAGGTGACAACAATGAGACTCGCCCTGGTGGATTTGACTTTAAAGCCATAGCCAAGCACGATGCCTGGGCTGAGCTGAAAGGCAAAACCCCGGAAGAAGCCAAAAGTGAATATATCGCCCTTGTAAAAGACCTGGAATCAAAATACGCCTGA
- a CDS encoding citrate synthase — protein MSKTAELKIGDASYQLPLVEGTENETGIDIGSLRGESGLITLDPGFKNTGSTKSAITFLDGEKGILRYRGYSIEELAEKSTFIEVAYLLIYGELPSIEQLSSFQNEIKVHTLVHEDIKKILEGFPSNAHPMGVLSSLVTSLTAFYPESLDPNRSADKVNLSIIRILAKMPTFAAWAYKNEVGHPVNYPDNELDYCSNFLKMMFALPAEKYEVDPVIANALDKLLILHADHEQNCSTSTVRVVGSSQASLYASISAGINALWGPLHGGANSAVINMLENIKKDGGDTKKWMAKAKDKDDPFRLMGFGHRVYKNFDPRAKIIKKAADDVLAKLGVNDPVLDIAKGLEEVALNDEYFVERKLYPNVDFYSGIIYRALGIPVDMFTVMFALGRLPGWIAQWKEMRENHEPIGRPRQIYVGENLRPYVEQSKR, from the coding sequence ATGTCTAAAACGGCAGAACTTAAAATAGGAGATGCATCGTATCAACTACCACTGGTTGAAGGAACAGAAAATGAAACAGGAATTGACATTGGAAGCTTAAGAGGTGAATCAGGCCTGATCACTCTTGACCCTGGATTTAAAAACACAGGATCTACCAAAAGTGCCATCACATTTTTAGATGGAGAAAAAGGTATCTTAAGGTACCGTGGCTACTCTATTGAGGAGCTTGCAGAAAAATCGACGTTTATCGAAGTAGCTTACCTGCTTATCTATGGTGAGCTCCCAAGTATCGAACAGTTATCTTCATTTCAGAATGAAATAAAAGTTCATACTTTGGTTCATGAAGACATTAAAAAGATACTGGAAGGGTTTCCATCTAATGCACATCCTATGGGTGTGTTATCTTCTTTAGTTACTTCGCTTACTGCCTTTTACCCTGAATCTCTGGATCCAAACCGTTCTGCCGATAAGGTGAATCTGAGTATCATCAGGATTTTGGCAAAAATGCCAACCTTTGCTGCCTGGGCATATAAAAATGAAGTCGGACATCCGGTAAACTACCCTGACAATGAACTGGACTACTGCAGCAACTTCCTGAAAATGATGTTTGCGTTACCTGCAGAGAAATATGAAGTAGATCCGGTTATTGCCAACGCATTGGATAAACTTTTGATCCTGCATGCTGACCATGAGCAAAACTGCTCTACCTCTACAGTAAGAGTAGTAGGATCATCTCAGGCTAGTCTTTATGCATCTATTTCTGCAGGTATCAATGCTCTTTGGGGGCCTCTTCACGGTGGTGCCAATTCAGCGGTGATCAATATGCTGGAAAACATCAAAAAAGATGGTGGCGATACCAAAAAATGGATGGCCAAAGCTAAGGACAAGGATGATCCATTCAGATTGATGGGCTTCGGACACAGGGTTTACAAAAACTTCGATCCACGAGCCAAGATCATTAAAAAAGCTGCAGACGATGTGCTGGCTAAACTTGGGGTTAACGATCCCGTACTGGACATAGCCAAAGGACTTGAAGAAGTGGCCCTGAATGATGAATATTTTGTAGAAAGAAAGCTTTACCCTAACGTAGATTTCTATTCAGGTATCATTTACAGAGCACTTGGAATACCCGTAGATATGTTCACCGTAATGTTTGCCCTTGGCCGACTCCCGGGATGGATCGCTCAGTGGAAAGAGATGAGGGAGAATCATGAGCCTATCGGCAGACCTCGTCAGATCTATGTAGGTGAAAACCTAAGACCTTATGTAGAGCAAAGCAAGAGATAA
- a CDS encoding CHAD domain-containing protein — translation MSLQLKRSEDFSKGIVRMIDEEIAKAHDMLKGNPAQNRHETIHELRKIFKELRAIFRLIRDEIGEHEFKQENIFYRDLGRQVSEIRDRTAVIETVEQLRAQYGDEFNGHVFKPLIDYQLHERQKLEDEYIKNDVPGYLQSQLHNKLKEQRSWTLSVKAFDQIAPSLKRVYKRGLNSLKIAMISQATEDLHEWRKRVKYLRYQIDTLSRIWPGILGSLEDELHDLSDLLGFDHDLSIIQKQISDMLVVFEDPVDKALVVTIIEHYRSQMQKHAFIKGQNCYYEKPSVFIDRIHAYWSNYEKKMSDSELVKKENLEY, via the coding sequence ATGAGTTTACAGTTAAAGAGATCAGAAGATTTTTCTAAGGGTATAGTTCGCATGATCGATGAGGAAATAGCCAAGGCACACGATATGCTTAAGGGTAATCCTGCACAGAACAGGCACGAAACTATACATGAGTTAAGGAAGATATTTAAAGAGCTACGAGCAATCTTCCGTTTAATCAGGGACGAAATCGGAGAGCATGAGTTTAAACAGGAAAACATCTTCTACAGAGACCTGGGGCGGCAGGTTTCTGAAATCCGCGATCGCACGGCGGTGATTGAGACCGTGGAGCAGCTCCGAGCACAGTACGGAGATGAATTTAACGGCCATGTATTTAAGCCCCTCATTGATTATCAATTGCATGAACGGCAAAAATTAGAAGATGAGTATATCAAAAATGATGTGCCGGGTTACCTGCAGTCCCAGTTACACAACAAATTAAAAGAACAGCGCAGCTGGACACTGAGTGTCAAGGCTTTTGACCAGATAGCCCCTAGTCTAAAGCGGGTTTATAAAAGAGGTTTGAATAGCCTTAAAATAGCCATGATCAGCCAGGCTACGGAAGACCTCCACGAGTGGCGGAAAAGAGTAAAGTATCTAAGGTATCAGATAGATACGCTATCCAGGATATGGCCTGGTATACTCGGGTCACTCGAAGATGAATTACACGACTTGTCGGACCTCCTGGGATTTGATCATGATTTATCAATTATTCAAAAACAAATTTCCGACATGCTGGTTGTATTTGAGGATCCCGTTGACAAGGCGTTGGTAGTAACCATCATTGAACATTACCGGAGCCAGATGCAAAAGCATGCCTTCATCAAGGGTCAAAATTGTTATTACGAAAAACCATCGGTTTTCATAGACCGGATTCATGCTTATTGGTCAAACTATGAAAAGAAAATGTCTGATAGTGAATTGGTTAAAAAAGAAAATCTTGAATACTAA
- a CDS encoding sigma-70 family RNA polymerase sigma factor, producing MRQLKITQSITNRDSRTLEKYFNEISKDELLTPEEEVDLAQRIREGDEAALEKLVKANLRFVVSVAKQYHYSNKIPLNDLINEGNLGLVKAAKRFDEKRGFKFISYAVWWIRQSIIQALAEHSRIVRIPSNKIGALSKIDQASSLLEQQFEREPTDEELAELLDMTVDEVRTTVRSQTKQVSIDKPFSEDEGSSLLDVMEDEDSNEVENIVYSDSLRREVGRLLSTLTERERIVISQYFGLSENTSLSLEDIGENLGLTRERVRQIKEKALRKLSKNPKNELLKPYLAN from the coding sequence ATGAGACAACTTAAGATCACACAATCTATTACCAACAGGGATAGTAGGACCCTTGAAAAGTACTTTAACGAAATTTCAAAAGATGAGCTTTTGACACCCGAAGAAGAGGTGGATTTGGCTCAGAGGATCAGAGAGGGAGATGAGGCTGCATTGGAAAAACTGGTAAAAGCGAACCTGAGGTTCGTTGTATCTGTTGCTAAGCAGTACCACTACTCAAATAAAATTCCTCTTAACGATTTGATCAATGAAGGTAACCTTGGTTTGGTAAAAGCAGCCAAAAGGTTTGACGAAAAACGCGGATTTAAATTTATATCTTATGCAGTATGGTGGATCAGGCAGTCTATAATCCAGGCCTTGGCTGAACACTCAAGAATAGTAAGAATACCTTCCAATAAGATTGGTGCACTCTCTAAAATAGACCAGGCTTCTTCTTTGCTTGAGCAGCAGTTTGAACGTGAGCCGACCGATGAAGAATTGGCAGAACTGTTGGATATGACTGTTGATGAGGTTAGAACTACCGTTAGGTCACAGACCAAGCAGGTGTCCATCGATAAACCATTCTCTGAAGACGAAGGTAGTTCATTGCTTGATGTAATGGAAGATGAGGATAGCAACGAGGTGGAAAATATCGTATACAGCGATTCACTCAGAAGGGAAGTTGGCAGGTTGCTGTCTACCCTTACAGAAAGAGAAAGGATCGTTATCAGCCAGTATTTTGGCTTGAGCGAAAATACGAGCTTGTCTCTTGAAGATATAGGTGAGAACCTTGGCCTGACGAGAGAGCGAGTTAGACAGATAAAAGAAAAGGCTCTTAGAAAATTATCTAAGAACCCTAAAAATGAACTGTTAAAGCCTTACCTGGCTAATTAA
- a CDS encoding Na+/H+ antiporter subunit E, translated as MKILVKVWHIVEFAFFYLHRFISSNIEVAYEILTPDFGMHPAIIEVPVIVKSDHEILALVNLITMTPGTLSLDISDDKEKLYVHAMYAEDKDKFISDIKKLERKIQKLLN; from the coding sequence ATGAAAATACTCGTTAAAGTCTGGCATATCGTAGAGTTTGCATTTTTTTACCTTCACAGGTTCATCAGCTCCAATATAGAGGTTGCCTATGAAATATTAACTCCTGACTTTGGTATGCACCCTGCCATTATCGAAGTGCCGGTTATTGTAAAATCAGATCATGAAATTCTTGCCTTGGTCAATTTGATCACCATGACTCCCGGCACACTGAGTCTCGACATTTCAGATGATAAGGAAAAGCTCTATGTACATGCCATGTATGCAGAAGACAAGGATAAGTTTATAAGTGATATTAAAAAACTGGAAAGAAAAATACAGAAACTACTAAATTGA
- a CDS encoding GNAT family N-acetyltransferase: protein MHNLNVQHDINNKLFFAKVKGGMAQLAYERLGEKHLDFKETHVPEPSRGMGVARHLIESALAYAKARDIMVKPSCPVVQNVIRKSEEYQHLVEK from the coding sequence ATGCATAACCTTAATGTTCAACATGATATTAACAACAAACTATTCTTCGCCAAAGTAAAAGGTGGTATGGCACAACTTGCCTATGAACGCCTGGGAGAAAAGCATCTTGATTTTAAGGAAACACACGTACCCGAACCGTCAAGGGGTATGGGAGTGGCCCGGCACCTGATAGAGTCTGCACTCGCGTATGCCAAAGCCAGAGACATAATGGTAAAGCCCAGCTGCCCGGTGGTGCAAAATGTGATCAGAAAATCGGAAGAATATCAGCATTTAGTGGAGAAGTAA
- a CDS encoding superoxide dismutase family protein has translation MKNLKMHFLIGGFALLAACSPSNKEEEGATEEQEVAAVETEEPVAEEEVLNTAKAVISSASGSSLTGEATFTDLGGGDVTFKLTVENATPGEHALHLHETGDCSAPDATSAGGHWNPAEVKHGKRAVDHQYHAGDIANLEVGEDGKGILTATVSGWTIGGPDSTNIINKAIIIHAQADDFVSQPSGAAGKRVGCGVIQKN, from the coding sequence ATGAAAAACCTAAAAATGCACTTTTTAATTGGTGGCTTTGCCTTATTGGCTGCATGTAGTCCCTCAAATAAAGAAGAAGAGGGAGCTACGGAAGAGCAGGAAGTTGCCGCAGTAGAAACTGAGGAGCCTGTTGCTGAAGAGGAAGTTTTAAATACTGCCAAAGCCGTTATCTCAAGTGCCAGTGGTAGTTCATTAACTGGTGAAGCGACTTTTACCGATCTGGGTGGAGGTGATGTAACTTTTAAATTAACTGTAGAAAATGCTACCCCGGGTGAGCATGCACTGCACTTGCATGAGACGGGTGACTGTAGCGCCCCGGATGCTACATCAGCAGGCGGGCACTGGAACCCGGCTGAGGTTAAACATGGAAAGCGGGCGGTGGATCACCAATACCATGCCGGCGACATCGCTAACCTTGAAGTGGGTGAAGACGGCAAAGGCATATTGACAGCTACTGTCTCAGGGTGGACAATTGGCGGACCTGACAGCACCAATATTATCAATAAAGCCATTATTATACATGCCCAGGCAGACGATTTTGTGTCGCAGCCTTCAGGTGCAGCCGGAAAGAGAGTAGGGTGTGGAGTTATACAGAAAAACTAA
- a CDS encoding prohibitin family protein yields the protein MDNRKFLPIIIIIVIAAVVLIGLSSSIFYTIDAGERAVIFYKFGGGLDKENVHTPGFGMKAPWNNLHVYEVREKSIEEKMDVLDKNGLSINVDVTLRFHPIYDQIGHLHENFGVSYINTLVIPEVRSAVRQVMGRFSAEEIYSTKRGEVESMIKTETEKSLNENNCEMRALLIRSINLPEQIRLAIENKLKQEQEALAYQFRLDKEKSEAERKRIAAEGEAVANKIINNSLTPELLKMRGIEATLELAKSPNSKVVVVGSGKDGMPLILGNN from the coding sequence ATGGACAATAGAAAATTTTTACCAATTATCATAATAATAGTTATTGCAGCCGTAGTCTTGATCGGGCTTTCGTCAAGCATATTTTATACAATTGATGCAGGCGAAAGAGCAGTGATATTCTATAAGTTTGGAGGCGGGCTCGATAAGGAAAACGTTCATACCCCGGGTTTTGGCATGAAAGCCCCATGGAACAACCTCCATGTTTACGAAGTAAGGGAGAAGTCCATTGAAGAAAAAATGGACGTATTAGACAAAAACGGGCTAAGCATTAATGTTGATGTTACCTTAAGATTCCACCCTATCTATGATCAAATAGGACATCTCCATGAAAATTTCGGAGTATCCTATATCAATACACTGGTGATCCCTGAAGTACGGTCTGCCGTGAGGCAGGTAATGGGAAGGTTTAGCGCGGAAGAGATCTACTCTACGAAAAGAGGTGAGGTTGAATCCATGATCAAAACAGAGACCGAAAAAAGCCTGAATGAAAATAATTGTGAAATGAGAGCGTTACTTATTCGTTCCATCAACCTTCCTGAGCAGATCAGGTTAGCCATTGAAAACAAGTTGAAGCAGGAGCAGGAAGCACTGGCCTACCAGTTCAGGCTGGATAAAGAGAAAAGCGAGGCAGAAAGAAAACGTATTGCTGCGGAAGGTGAAGCAGTAGCCAATAAAATTATCAATAACAGTTTAACCCCTGAACTGTTAAAAATGCGTGGTATTGAAGCTACATTGGAGCTGGCAAAGTCTCCGAATTCCAAGGTAGTGGTTGTAGGAAGCGGTAAAGATGGAATGCCCCTGATCCTGGGTAACAATTAG